One stretch of Arachis hypogaea cultivar Tifrunner chromosome 20, arahy.Tifrunner.gnm2.J5K5, whole genome shotgun sequence DNA includes these proteins:
- the LOC112784645 gene encoding protein RMD5 homolog gives MELSSIKDAFDRVAKKQKLSSSKSQEVVDQVGREIEQALATIQAPNGPSTPVDQKSVLTDLKSKLNAIVALKQLEGPQKELNLSLSKYQKLLEKYLNPDISKAYRNVDFDNHIVNQIIASHFYHQGLFDLGDSIINEAGELDLTALRLKFIEMHQILEAMRVRNLQPALTWGSANRDELVKIGSNLEFKIHTLQFVEVVQNGTRADALKYARTYLAPFAPLNKDDFQKLMGCLLYAGRLESSPYSDLMSPAHWEMITEELGRKFCTLLGQSYQSPLSVAVAAGVEGLPTLLKLANVMAAKKQEWQAMKQLPVPVELGKEFQFHSIFVCPVSRDQGSEENPPMLLPCLHVLCKQSILKLSKNSTRTFKCPYCPAEATVANCRQLHF, from the coding sequence ATGGAACTGAGTAGCATCAAAGATGCATTTGACCGTGTAGCTAAGAAGCAAAAGTTATCCTCTTCCAAGTCTCAAGAAGTTGTTGACCAGGTGGGGCGTGAAATTGAGCAGGCATTGGCAACAATCCAGGCACCAAATGGCCCCTCAACCCCTGTTGATCAAAAGTCCGTTCTTACAGATCTGAAGTCAAAGCTTAATGCTATTGTGGCACTTAAACAGTTAGAAGGACCACAGAAGGAACTGAATCTAAGTCTTTCCAAGTACCAAAAACtccttgaaaaatatttaaacccCGACATATCAAAGGCTTACAGAAACGTTGACTTTGATAATCATATTGTAAATCAGATCATTGCAAGTCACTTTTACCATCAAGGTTTATTTGATCTTGGAGATAGCATTATAAATGAGGCTGGAGAGCTGGATTTAACTGCTCTAAGGTTGAAGTTCATCGAAATGCATCAGATTCTTGAAGCTATGAGGGTTAGAAATCTTCAGCCTGCTCTAACATGGGGCTCTGCCAACCGGGATGAACTTGTCAAGATTGGTTCCAATCTTGAGTTCAAGATTCACACATTGCAGTTTGTAGAGGTCGTGCAAAATGGAACCCGAGCTGATGCCTTAAAATATGCACGAACTTATCTTGCTCCTTTTGCTCCCCTCAACAAGGATGACTTCCAAAAGCTTATGGGTTGCCTCTTGTATGCAGGAAGGCTTGAGAGCTCCCCTTATTCTGATTTGATGTCACCAGCTCATTGGGAGATGATAACCGAAGAGCTTGGACGGAAGTTCTGCACTCTCTTGGGGCAGTCCTACCAGAGTCCACTGAGTGTGGCAGTTGCAGCTGGAGTTGAGGGGTTGCCTACACTCTTAAAGCTGGCTAATGTAATGGCAGCAAAGAAGCAAGAGTGGCAGGCAATGAAACAGTTGCCAGTGCCTGTAGAATTGGGTAAGGAATTTCAATTCCATTCGATTTTTGTATGCCCTGTAAGTAGGGATCAAGGGAGTGAAGAGAATCCTCCCATGTTGCTGCCATGTCTACATGTTCTCTGCAAGCAGTCAATTTTGAAGTTATCCAAAAACAGCACTCGAACATTCAAGTGTCCATATTGTCCCGCAGAAGCTACAGTTGCAAACTGCAGACAGCTGCATTTCTGA